A single region of the Planctomycetota bacterium genome encodes:
- the rpsU gene encoding 30S ribosomal protein S21: protein MVKLTVRERESIQEAVRRFRKLVERSGIKKEMRRREFFEKPSETRRRARLRAERRTKRNRLLGV from the coding sequence ATGGTGAAGTTGACGGTTCGTGAGCGCGAGAGCATCCAGGAAGCGGTTCGCCGGTTCCGCAAACTGGTCGAGCGCAGCGGCATCAAGAAGGAGATGCGGCGGCGCGAGTTCTTCGAAAAACCGAGCGAGACGCGGCGCCGGGCCCGGCTGCGGGCCGAACGGCGCACGAAGCGCAACCGCCTGCTCGGCGTCTGA